One genomic segment of Chryseobacterium phocaeense includes these proteins:
- a CDS encoding bifunctional aconitate hydratase 2/2-methylisocitrate dehydratase: MSIYKDYIKEIEERKIQGLHPKPIDSAELLSEIIAQIKDSGNEDRPDSLKFFIYNTLPGTTSAAGVKAKFLKEIILGESKVEEISPAYAFELLSHMKGGPSIEVLLDLALGNDISIAKDAANVLKTQVFLYEADTNRLKEAFNNGNEIAKDIIESYAKAEFFTKLPDVAEEIRVVTFIAGEGDISTDLLSPGNQAHSRSDRELHGKCMITPEAQEEIRALQAQHPDKSVMLIAEKGTMGVGSSRMSGVNNVALWTGKQASPYIPFVNIAPIVGGTNGISPIFLTTVDVTGGIGIDLKNWVKKLDENGNPVRNENGDIVLEEAYSVATGTVLTINTKTKKLYNGDQELIDISKAFTPQKVEFIKAGGSYAIVFGKKLQTFAAQLLGIEAPVVFAPSKEISHEGQGLTAVEKIFNRNAVGITPGKVLHAGSDVRVQVNIVGSQDTTGLMTSQELESMAATVISPIVDGAYQSGCHTASVWDKKAQANIPKLMKFMNEFGLITARDPKGEYHAMTDVIHKVLNDITVDEWAIIIGGDSHTRMSKGVAFGADSGTVALALATGEASMPIPESVKVTFKGDMKEHMDFRDVVHATQAQMLKQFGGENVFQGRIIEVHIGTLPADQAFTFTDWTAEMKAKASINISEDNTLIESLEIAKGRIQIMIDKGMDNHNHVLQGLINKADKRIAEIRSGDKPALTPDSNAKYYAEVVVDLDIIVEPMIADPDVNNEDVSKRYTHDTIRDLSYYGGEKKVDLGFVGSCMVHKGDLKIVSQMLRNLEKQNGKVEFNAPLVVAAPTYNIIDELKAEGDWELLEKYSGFEFDDNAPKGEARTEYKNVMYLERPGCNLCMGNQEKAAKGDTVLATSTRLFQGRVVEDSERKKGESLLASTPVVVLSAIIGRIPNIDEYKAAVEGIDLTKFAPPIKELVQVGH, translated from the coding sequence ATGAGTATTTATAAGGATTACATCAAAGAGATTGAGGAAAGAAAAATCCAGGGGCTTCATCCAAAGCCAATTGATAGTGCTGAATTGTTAAGCGAAATTATTGCACAGATTAAAGATTCTGGAAATGAAGACCGACCGGATTCTCTTAAATTTTTCATCTACAACACCCTGCCGGGTACTACAAGTGCTGCAGGTGTAAAAGCTAAGTTTTTAAAAGAGATCATTCTAGGTGAATCCAAAGTAGAAGAAATATCACCGGCATACGCCTTTGAATTATTGTCTCACATGAAAGGAGGTCCTTCCATCGAAGTATTGCTGGATCTGGCTTTAGGGAATGACATTTCTATTGCCAAGGACGCTGCAAACGTTCTTAAGACTCAGGTTTTCCTTTATGAAGCAGACACTAACCGTCTGAAAGAAGCATTCAACAACGGTAATGAAATTGCTAAAGATATCATTGAAAGCTACGCAAAAGCTGAGTTTTTCACTAAACTTCCGGATGTTGCCGAAGAAATCAGAGTGGTAACCTTCATCGCAGGTGAAGGAGATATTTCAACCGATTTATTGTCTCCGGGTAATCAGGCCCACTCCAGATCAGACCGTGAACTTCACGGAAAATGTATGATTACGCCTGAGGCACAGGAAGAGATCAGAGCTCTTCAGGCACAGCACCCTGATAAAAGTGTGATGCTGATTGCTGAAAAAGGAACAATGGGGGTAGGTTCTTCCAGAATGTCAGGAGTAAATAACGTGGCGCTTTGGACTGGAAAACAGGCAAGCCCGTACATTCCATTTGTTAACATCGCTCCTATCGTTGGAGGGACAAACGGTATATCTCCGATCTTCCTTACCACGGTAGACGTTACCGGAGGAATCGGTATCGACCTTAAAAACTGGGTTAAAAAACTTGATGAAAACGGAAACCCGGTTCGCAACGAAAATGGAGATATTGTTCTTGAAGAGGCCTACTCTGTAGCCACCGGAACTGTTCTTACGATCAATACAAAAACCAAAAAATTATATAACGGCGACCAGGAATTAATCGATATTTCCAAGGCCTTCACGCCTCAGAAAGTTGAATTCATCAAAGCCGGCGGTTCGTATGCCATCGTGTTCGGTAAAAAACTACAGACTTTTGCGGCTCAGCTTTTAGGAATTGAGGCTCCTGTGGTTTTTGCTCCTTCAAAAGAAATTTCTCACGAAGGACAAGGTCTTACGGCAGTAGAAAAAATATTCAACAGAAATGCAGTGGGTATTACACCAGGAAAAGTGTTACATGCCGGATCTGACGTTCGTGTACAGGTTAACATTGTTGGTTCTCAGGACACCACAGGTCTGATGACCTCTCAGGAACTTGAATCCATGGCAGCAACCGTAATTTCTCCGATTGTTGACGGGGCTTATCAGTCCGGTTGCCACACCGCTTCTGTCTGGGATAAAAAAGCTCAGGCTAACATTCCGAAACTAATGAAATTCATGAACGAGTTCGGTCTGATCACGGCCCGTGACCCGAAAGGGGAATACCACGCCATGACAGACGTAATTCACAAAGTTCTAAACGATATCACTGTAGATGAGTGGGCCATCATTATTGGTGGTGACTCTCACACAAGAATGTCCAAAGGGGTTGCTTTCGGAGCCGACTCTGGAACCGTTGCCCTTGCCTTGGCTACCGGAGAAGCATCTATGCCAATTCCGGAATCTGTAAAGGTGACGTTCAAAGGAGATATGAAAGAACACATGGACTTCCGTGATGTGGTTCATGCTACACAGGCCCAGATGCTGAAGCAGTTTGGAGGAGAAAACGTATTCCAGGGAAGAATCATTGAGGTTCACATCGGAACGCTTCCTGCCGACCAGGCCTTTACATTTACAGACTGGACTGCTGAAATGAAGGCAAAAGCTTCCATCAATATTTCAGAAGACAATACTCTGATTGAGTCACTGGAGATTGCAAAAGGCAGAATCCAGATTATGATTGACAAAGGAATGGACAATCACAATCATGTTCTTCAGGGATTAATCAATAAGGCTGATAAGAGAATCGCTGAGATCAGATCTGGAGACAAACCGGCTTTAACTCCGGATTCAAACGCAAAATATTATGCGGAAGTAGTTGTTGACCTTGACATAATCGTTGAACCGATGATTGCTGACCCGGATGTAAACAACGAAGATGTTTCCAAAAGATATACCCACGATACCATCAGAGATCTTTCTTACTATGGAGGGGAGAAAAAAGTAGACCTTGGTTTCGTAGGATCATGTATGGTTCACAAAGGAGATTTGAAAATTGTTTCTCAAATGCTTAGAAACCTTGAAAAGCAAAATGGTAAAGTTGAATTTAATGCTCCATTGGTGGTAGCAGCACCTACCTATAATATCATTGACGAATTAAAGGCAGAAGGAGACTGGGAATTACTGGAAAAATATTCCGGTTTTGAATTTGATGATAATGCTCCTAAAGGCGAAGCACGTACAGAATACAAAAACGTAATGTACCTGGAGCGCCCTGGCTGTAACCTTTGTATGGGTAACCAGGAAAAGGCAGCTAAGGGAGATACGGTACTGGCCACCTCAACCCGTCTTTTCCAGGGAAGAGTGGTAGAAGATTCCGAACGTAAAAAAGGAGAATCTTTACTGGCTTCCACTCCGGTTGTTGTTCTTTCTGCTATTATCGGAAGAATTCCTAACATTGATGAGTACAAAGCTGCCGTTGAAGGCATTGACCTTACTAAATTTGCTCCACCTATTAAGGAGTTGGTTCAGGTAGGCCATTAA
- a CDS encoding serine hydrolase domain-containing protein — protein sequence MTTRNFVLIVSVFLSLISCKKEADSKKASAENTTNLPNYGNVDLDGVFTKADSELGDKGILTGYIDQYYKKIWEGGDLSGGILVAKGDEILYENYRGFGREGNQMPIDKNTPLHVASVSKTLTAMAMLKLVEAGKIKLSDPLTQYFPGFPYPNVTVQTLLDQRSGLPKYEYFITKIQPAPAELSKPFITNQDVLNMIIKYKPDLARDTDTGFMYCNTNFAMLALLIEKITKTPFPQAMKEMVFQPLKMEHSYIFEEKDIPTAAQSFYYGGNRLYPLDRLDLIYGDKNVYTTPRDLYNFSKAMFSKDFLKPDLMQMVFTPYSNEKAGMNNYGLGFRMKIFDNGEKLTYHNGWWHGTNSVFAHLLKSKVTIVAIGNKYSGKVYTALALSGLFEDFPAQKDKLHSVMNDNKDTLNAGHEVFGE from the coding sequence ATGACGACGCGTAACTTTGTACTTATTGTAAGTGTTTTTTTATCCCTTATTTCCTGTAAAAAAGAGGCTGATTCCAAAAAGGCTTCAGCTGAAAATACAACCAACCTTCCGAACTATGGAAACGTAGACCTGGACGGTGTTTTTACCAAGGCCGACAGCGAGCTTGGTGATAAAGGAATACTGACAGGGTACATAGATCAGTATTATAAAAAGATCTGGGAAGGCGGAGACCTGAGTGGCGGAATACTCGTAGCAAAAGGAGACGAAATCCTGTACGAAAACTACAGAGGCTTTGGGCGGGAAGGAAACCAAATGCCTATTGATAAAAATACACCGTTGCATGTAGCTTCGGTTTCAAAGACGCTGACCGCTATGGCTATGCTGAAACTGGTGGAAGCCGGAAAAATTAAGCTTTCCGATCCTCTTACTCAATATTTTCCTGGTTTTCCTTACCCGAATGTTACCGTACAAACCCTTCTGGATCAGCGAAGCGGACTTCCGAAATACGAATACTTTATTACCAAGATACAACCGGCTCCGGCTGAACTTTCAAAACCTTTTATCACCAATCAGGATGTCCTGAATATGATCATCAAATATAAACCGGACCTCGCGAGAGATACGGACACCGGCTTTATGTACTGTAATACGAATTTTGCGATGCTGGCCTTGCTGATTGAGAAAATCACCAAAACACCTTTTCCTCAGGCTATGAAAGAAATGGTGTTTCAGCCTCTGAAAATGGAGCACAGCTATATTTTCGAGGAGAAAGATATTCCTACCGCGGCACAGTCTTTTTATTACGGAGGAAACAGGCTTTATCCTCTGGACAGGCTTGATCTGATTTACGGGGATAAAAATGTATATACAACGCCGAGAGACCTTTACAACTTCTCGAAAGCCATGTTCTCGAAAGATTTCCTGAAGCCGGATCTGATGCAGATGGTCTTCACCCCATATAGCAACGAAAAGGCAGGAATGAACAATTATGGCCTTGGTTTCAGGATGAAGATCTTTGATAATGGAGAGAAGCTTACCTATCACAACGGATGGTGGCATGGAACAAACTCTGTATTTGCCCATCTTCTGAAGTCAAAAGTAACCATTGTAGCCATAGGAAATAAATATTCCGGAAAGGTGTACACAGCGCTTGCATTATCCGGATTGTTCGAAGATTTTCCTGCCCAGAAAGATAAACTGCACAGTGTAATGAATGACAATAAAGATACTTTGAATGCCGGACATGAAGTTTTTGGAGAATAA
- a CDS encoding WG repeat-containing protein, with amino-acid sequence MKKIQVKNGTKSVAKKVSKATKPNPDLVIINEDLPVLIPKKENGNFGYVNQRGKFIIKPEYHIAVFFYEDCNLLNSPNEKVRKFGTKEYATVEKDMISYRVDKTGKRVYQFKDADLGKCKFGDYKQQLYQAYVLNGFYGIIEKAKFENAADYRQYQIYPQYQYLYIMEGDDTADPMIVASHNDKFGVIDVNNKVIVPFEYSNIKRNFSWKLGKMFEVTKDGTNYYYIDARNKTY; translated from the coding sequence GTGAAAAAAATTCAGGTGAAAAATGGAACTAAAAGTGTTGCAAAGAAGGTGTCTAAGGCCACTAAACCTAATCCGGATCTCGTGATCATCAACGAAGATCTTCCGGTCCTGATTCCCAAAAAGGAAAACGGGAATTTCGGATATGTTAATCAGAGAGGGAAATTTATCATCAAGCCGGAATATCATATTGCGGTATTTTTTTATGAAGACTGCAACCTGCTGAATTCCCCGAATGAAAAAGTAAGGAAATTCGGAACCAAAGAATATGCTACCGTAGAAAAAGATATGATTTCTTACCGAGTGGATAAAACCGGGAAAAGAGTATACCAGTTTAAAGATGCCGACCTCGGAAAATGCAAATTCGGAGATTATAAGCAGCAGCTGTATCAGGCGTATGTGCTGAATGGCTTTTACGGAATCATTGAAAAAGCAAAATTTGAAAATGCTGCAGATTACAGACAATACCAGATTTACCCGCAGTATCAGTATCTGTACATCATGGAAGGTGATGATACGGCAGACCCGATGATTGTGGCCTCTCACAATGATAAATTCGGAGTCATTGATGTGAATAATAAAGTGATTGTCCCTTTTGAATATTCCAATATCAAAAGAAATTTCAGCTGGAAACTGGGAAAAATGTTTGAAGTCACAAAAGACGGAACGAACTATTATTATATTGATGCGAGGAATAAGACGTATTGA
- a CDS encoding GxxExxY protein: MISSDISENDISRIVYEAGYLVHKTLGPGLLESAYEECLFYELNKHNLFVEKQKPMPLIYDEIKLNVGYRLDFLIENKFILEIKSVESLNDIHLAQILTYLRLSNCKLGMLINFNTLQFKNGVKRVINGTL; encoded by the coding sequence ATGATAAGTTCAGATATTTCGGAAAATGATATATCAAGGATTGTCTACGAAGCAGGATATCTTGTTCATAAAACTTTAGGTCCCGGGCTTCTGGAGAGTGCTTATGAAGAATGCTTGTTCTATGAACTGAATAAGCATAATCTTTTTGTAGAAAAGCAAAAGCCAATGCCTTTGATTTATGATGAAATAAAACTGAATGTGGGGTATAGGCTGGATTTTTTAATTGAAAATAAATTTATTTTGGAAATTAAATCTGTTGAATCTTTAAATGATATACATTTGGCTCAGATTCTGACCTATCTCCGTTTAAGCAATTGTAAGCTTGGAATGCTGATCAATTTTAATACACTTCAGTTTAAGAATGGAGTAAAAAGAGTTATTAATGGTACTTTATGA
- a CDS encoding 2-hydroxyacid dehydrogenase, whose translation MKILLLDKNHPLITEQLLAKNFVLEEDFTSSYDEVCHKIENYEGIIIRSRIPLDKNFLEKGKNLKFIARVGAGMENIDIPAAERLGIQLINSPEGNRDSVAEHVVGMLLILMNRLFIASQEVKNGIWLREENRGDELLGKTVGLIGYGNMGKATAKRFSGFGCKVIFHDILPGLSDEFASQVSLEELKASADIISLHIPLTSETHYLVDEKFISEMKKDFYFVNTARGKNVETKYLVQALRAGKVKGVCLDVLEYEKSSFENLETENEDLQYLLDSEKAIVTPHIAGWTHQSKEKLAQVIVDKIVASYC comes from the coding sequence ATGAAGATTCTCCTTTTAGATAAAAACCATCCTCTGATCACAGAACAGCTTTTAGCTAAAAACTTTGTCCTGGAAGAGGATTTTACCTCGTCCTACGATGAGGTCTGCCATAAAATTGAAAATTATGAGGGAATCATCATCAGAAGCAGGATTCCCCTGGATAAAAATTTCCTTGAAAAAGGGAAAAACCTGAAATTTATCGCCAGAGTAGGAGCAGGCATGGAAAATATTGATATTCCTGCTGCTGAGCGATTGGGGATTCAACTGATCAATTCTCCGGAAGGCAACAGGGATTCTGTAGCAGAACATGTTGTAGGCATGTTGCTGATTCTTATGAATCGTCTTTTCATTGCTTCCCAGGAAGTGAAAAATGGAATCTGGCTTCGTGAAGAAAACAGAGGCGATGAATTGCTTGGAAAAACCGTGGGACTTATCGGGTACGGAAATATGGGAAAAGCCACCGCCAAAAGATTTTCAGGCTTTGGCTGCAAAGTGATCTTTCATGATATCCTTCCCGGACTTTCCGATGAGTTTGCCTCACAGGTAAGTTTGGAAGAGTTAAAAGCATCTGCTGATATTATAAGTCTTCATATTCCGCTAACCTCTGAAACCCATTATCTTGTAGATGAAAAATTTATTTCAGAGATGAAAAAAGATTTCTATTTCGTCAATACGGCAAGAGGAAAAAATGTGGAAACTAAATATTTAGTTCAGGCTTTAAGGGCTGGAAAAGTAAAAGGCGTGTGTCTTGATGTGCTCGAATATGAAAAATCATCTTTCGAAAATCTGGAAACAGAAAATGAAGACCTTCAATACCTTCTCGACTCCGAAAAAGCAATTGTAACTCCACACATCGCCGGCTGGACCCATCAAAGTAAGGAAAAACTGGCACAGGTGATTGTTGATAAGATAGTAGCTTCGTATTGCTAA
- a CDS encoding Ig-like domain-containing protein codes for MKRLLLLFVICFLVHSCARVGAPVGGPKDTIAPKFLSSNIDTTRVNVKRDIGELRLDFDEYVTLKDINKNLIISPPIKNIKRILPSNIANKYVIIQWEDTLQANTTYNFNFGNSIADNNETNILRYFNFAFSTGEKLDDLYISGEISDASAIKKKEGENKLVVGLYQVKDTINYKQKPYYITKVDEDGYYELNYLTPGKYKIIAFEDENGNSVYEPGKEKIGFQKEPIDFEKSVSGLNLKVYPSKKPLKYGEMKESPGGIVMTFEGNPESVKVASVNDKLQDIKVTHKPKSDTVRIWFDPVKSDVGQTVTENLKFSYDTGSKQDTVSVFYKYNKKNAMDLENDNGGPALAPNSDFKIRSGYIIDKLNPEKLTLKSDSLTTQEFTAKISETDPYQIIIQSDFVAGKKYQLTVPKETVSSYYAKNFQSKRFDFEVEKVDQFGSLAFNIQNAPEASYWIQLLDGSDKVVYSRYTKGNAVKFDILKPAEYVVRILVDNNGNKFWDVADFETETYAEDSYVFYKKAIVRALWETKEDWDLKDTRTLDNPKGTAPKPEVPAPAEETPKTTVQEDVKKELKSDSGKAVLTPVR; via the coding sequence ATGAAAAGACTTCTTCTATTATTCGTGATCTGTTTTCTTGTACATTCGTGTGCGAGGGTAGGAGCTCCTGTCGGGGGACCTAAAGATACCATAGCACCTAAGTTTTTAAGTTCAAATATTGATACCACAAGGGTCAATGTGAAAAGGGATATTGGTGAGCTCAGGCTTGATTTTGATGAATATGTCACACTAAAGGATATCAATAAAAACCTGATCATTTCTCCCCCTATCAAAAATATAAAGCGGATTCTTCCTTCCAATATTGCCAATAAATATGTGATCATTCAGTGGGAAGATACCCTTCAGGCGAATACCACGTATAATTTCAATTTTGGAAATTCTATTGCAGATAATAATGAGACCAATATCCTCCGCTATTTCAACTTTGCTTTTTCCACCGGGGAGAAGCTGGATGATCTTTACATCAGTGGTGAGATATCAGACGCATCGGCTATTAAAAAGAAAGAAGGTGAGAATAAGCTGGTGGTAGGGCTTTATCAGGTGAAAGATACCATCAATTATAAACAAAAACCTTACTATATCACAAAAGTGGATGAGGACGGCTATTATGAGCTGAATTACCTGACTCCCGGAAAATATAAGATTATTGCTTTTGAAGATGAAAACGGCAATTCTGTATATGAGCCCGGTAAAGAAAAAATAGGATTCCAGAAAGAGCCAATCGATTTTGAAAAATCTGTTTCAGGATTGAATTTAAAAGTATATCCTTCTAAAAAACCTCTGAAATATGGAGAAATGAAGGAAAGTCCCGGAGGGATCGTCATGACGTTTGAAGGAAACCCGGAAAGCGTTAAAGTGGCTTCTGTTAATGACAAACTTCAGGATATCAAAGTAACCCATAAGCCGAAGTCTGACACAGTAAGAATCTGGTTTGATCCGGTAAAAAGTGATGTAGGACAGACTGTTACCGAGAACCTTAAGTTCAGCTATGATACCGGCAGCAAACAGGATACCGTGTCTGTATTCTACAAGTATAACAAGAAAAATGCAATGGATCTTGAAAATGATAACGGCGGTCCGGCGCTGGCCCCGAATTCAGATTTTAAGATCAGATCAGGATATATCATTGATAAACTCAATCCTGAAAAATTGACGCTGAAAAGTGACAGTTTAACCACGCAGGAATTTACTGCAAAAATTTCGGAGACCGATCCGTATCAGATCATCATTCAGTCAGATTTTGTAGCAGGCAAAAAATATCAGCTTACGGTTCCGAAAGAAACGGTATCGTCTTATTACGCTAAAAATTTCCAGTCGAAACGTTTCGATTTTGAAGTGGAAAAAGTAGATCAGTTCGGAAGTCTGGCATTTAATATTCAGAATGCACCGGAAGCCAGCTATTGGATCCAGCTTCTGGATGGTTCGGATAAAGTGGTCTATTCAAGATACACCAAAGGAAATGCGGTGAAATTCGACATCCTTAAACCTGCAGAATATGTAGTAAGAATTCTGGTAGACAATAACGGAAATAAATTCTGGGACGTCGCTGATTTTGAAACGGAAACCTATGCCGAAGATTCCTATGTCTTTTACAAAAAAGCAATTGTAAGGGCTTTATGGGAGACCAAAGAAGACTGGGACCTGAAAGATACCCGAACACTTGATAATCCTAAAGGAACGGCTCCAAAGCCTGAAGTACCGGCTCCTGCAGAAGAAACTCCGAAAACAACTGTTCAGGAGGATGTAAAAAAAGAGCTCAAGTCAGATTCCGGGAAAGCAGTACTGACGCCGGTAAGATAA
- a CDS encoding TonB-dependent receptor: protein MKGLFFLGLTVGSAAFIQAQNKDSLKIREIETVSFTKRLPVAKEIINVQKDVDSRNLGQDLPILLKNQTSIISTSDAGNGVGYTGFRIRGVAGRGINVMMNGVPYNDSESQGTFFVNVPDLTSSASQIVIQRGVGTSNNGVSAFGASINVISKEPDEKMYFKTDDSYGSFNTYKYSAEAGSGKFWKNRLSVMGRYTRIHSDGYIDRASSNLHSYNFTALFEEGKTRLRLMAFGGKEKTYQAWNGIDRPTWETNPKFNYSGQYTDLFTGEEKFYDNETDNYRQNHYQLLWEQKFNDNWNLETTLHYTKGRGYYENYTRVDETDVEAIHYSNYNLPVPIVNGAPVEISDFIRKKWLDNDFYGAVSTLYGKLENVDLNFGVVANQYYGRHFGNVTGVYFPQINEFEYYRNRSVKTELAGFAKALWRMGDHFEFFGDLQLRNIDYDTKILTAGDGEGGNLDKNWLFFNPKAGVNYKIGNGKVFLSYAHAQREPNRDDLMSDNEVKAEKLHDFEAGIEKQFGILSVTANLYYMYYVNQLVLNGELNNVGAFIRTNSGKSYRRGVEIGALAKLSKQWEVNGNVSLSQNRNLDFNIKSKGMLQNLGDTDISFSPNIIANLGLKFNPSKSFQFALMNQYVGKQYLDNTGDKNLELKDYFLTDFNAQYQFTIARNDIALKLLVNNLFNKKYVNNGAVYSGDPYYFAQAGTNFMFGISWKIQ from the coding sequence ATGAAAGGATTATTTTTTTTAGGGCTTACTGTAGGCTCTGCAGCCTTTATCCAGGCGCAAAATAAGGATTCCCTTAAGATCAGGGAAATAGAAACGGTCAGTTTTACTAAGCGGCTTCCTGTTGCTAAAGAAATCATCAACGTTCAGAAAGATGTAGACAGCAGAAATCTGGGTCAGGATCTTCCGATTCTTTTGAAAAATCAAACTTCTATTATCTCTACTTCTGATGCCGGAAACGGGGTTGGATATACCGGGTTTAGAATCCGTGGGGTGGCCGGAAGAGGAATCAATGTCATGATGAACGGCGTTCCCTACAATGATTCTGAAAGCCAGGGGACATTCTTTGTGAATGTTCCGGATCTTACAAGTTCGGCCTCCCAGATTGTGATCCAAAGGGGAGTTGGAACTTCCAACAACGGGGTTTCCGCTTTTGGAGCGAGTATCAATGTGATCTCAAAAGAACCGGATGAGAAAATGTATTTTAAGACGGATGACAGCTACGGTTCATTCAATACCTATAAATATTCAGCGGAAGCGGGCTCAGGGAAATTCTGGAAAAACAGGCTTTCTGTGATGGGAAGGTATACCCGTATCCATTCAGACGGATATATAGACAGGGCTTCTTCCAATCTGCATTCCTATAACTTCACCGCATTATTTGAAGAAGGTAAGACAAGGCTTCGTCTGATGGCGTTCGGAGGAAAAGAAAAAACTTATCAGGCGTGGAACGGAATTGACAGGCCAACGTGGGAAACCAATCCGAAATTCAACTATTCAGGACAGTATACGGATCTGTTTACGGGAGAAGAAAAGTTTTATGATAATGAAACGGACAATTACAGACAGAACCATTACCAGCTTTTGTGGGAGCAGAAATTCAATGATAACTGGAATCTGGAAACAACACTTCATTATACCAAAGGAAGAGGATATTACGAAAACTACACCAGGGTGGATGAGACTGATGTGGAGGCTATCCATTATTCCAATTATAATTTACCTGTCCCTATCGTTAACGGTGCTCCGGTAGAAATCTCAGATTTTATAAGAAAAAAATGGCTGGATAATGATTTTTACGGGGCTGTTTCCACACTTTACGGAAAGCTTGAGAATGTAGATCTTAATTTTGGGGTGGTTGCAAACCAATACTATGGCAGACACTTCGGAAATGTTACGGGAGTTTATTTTCCGCAGATCAATGAATTTGAATACTACAGGAACCGTTCAGTAAAAACAGAGTTAGCCGGTTTTGCGAAGGCTTTATGGAGAATGGGAGATCATTTTGAGTTCTTCGGGGATCTTCAGCTCAGAAATATTGACTATGATACCAAAATCCTGACTGCCGGAGATGGAGAAGGTGGAAATCTGGATAAAAACTGGCTTTTCTTTAATCCGAAAGCCGGAGTGAATTACAAAATAGGAAACGGGAAGGTTTTCCTGTCGTATGCCCATGCCCAGCGTGAACCGAACAGGGATGACCTGATGAGTGATAATGAAGTGAAAGCCGAAAAGCTTCACGATTTTGAAGCAGGAATTGAAAAGCAGTTTGGGATTTTATCCGTTACGGCTAATCTATATTATATGTACTATGTTAATCAGCTCGTATTAAACGGAGAGTTGAATAATGTAGGTGCGTTTATCAGAACGAATTCAGGGAAGAGCTACAGAAGAGGAGTTGAGATTGGTGCATTGGCCAAGCTTTCCAAACAATGGGAAGTGAACGGAAATGTCAGCCTCAGCCAGAACAGAAACCTCGATTTTAATATTAAGAGTAAAGGAATGCTTCAGAATCTTGGCGATACCGATATTTCATTTTCTCCTAATATCATTGCCAATCTTGGATTAAAGTTCAACCCTTCCAAAAGCTTCCAGTTCGCTTTAATGAATCAATACGTTGGAAAACAGTATCTGGATAATACGGGAGATAAAAATCTTGAACTTAAAGATTATTTCCTGACAGATTTTAATGCCCAGTACCAATTTACCATTGCCCGTAATGATATTGCGCTGAAATTACTGGTGAATAATCTGTTCAATAAAAAGTATGTTAACAACGGAGCGGTTTACAGTGGAGATCCTTATTATTTTGCACAGGCAGGAACCAATTTCATGTTTGGGATCAGCTGGAAGATTCAATAA
- a CDS encoding acyl-CoA thioesterase, with protein sequence MAKIKKASESLTIMTNIVLPNETNSLRNLFGGELLAKMDRCASISAARHCERRVVTASVNHVSFNHPIPEGGVVVLESKVSRAFSTSMEVYVDVWLDDPINQKKIHTNEGIYTFVAVDEFNRPIPIPEMIPETEEEKLRHAAAFRRKELSLILSGRMKPLESVELKKLFQEPEETKESKKDKK encoded by the coding sequence ATGGCAAAAATAAAAAAAGCGTCAGAATCCCTGACTATCATGACGAATATTGTTCTTCCGAACGAAACCAATTCTTTAAGAAACCTTTTCGGAGGTGAGCTTCTGGCAAAAATGGACCGTTGCGCGTCTATTTCTGCAGCCAGACATTGTGAAAGAAGAGTAGTAACAGCTTCTGTAAATCACGTTTCTTTTAACCATCCAATTCCTGAAGGTGGTGTTGTGGTTCTGGAATCTAAAGTTTCAAGAGCATTCTCCACTTCCATGGAAGTGTATGTGGACGTTTGGTTGGATGACCCAATCAATCAGAAGAAAATTCATACCAACGAAGGGATTTACACTTTTGTAGCGGTAGATGAATTCAACCGTCCTATTCCAATCCCGGAAATGATCCCGGAAACAGAAGAAGAAAAACTGAGACATGCTGCAGCATTCAGAAGAAAAGAACTTTCCCTGATCCTTTCCGGAAGAATGAAACCCCTGGAATCTGTAGAGCTTAAAAAATTATTCCAGGAGCCGGAAGAAACAAAGGAATCAAAGAAGGATAAGAAATAA